Proteins encoded within one genomic window of Mesorhizobium sp. AR10:
- a CDS encoding aldo/keto reductase — protein MQTVTANGGHIPSLGFGTYGMTGPALSYIVTASLQAGFRHIDTAQIYSNEADVGEGVAAFGLSRSDVCITTKVWVSNYAPAQFALSVDESLRKLRTNYIDLLLLHWPSNTVPLADQIGALNDTVRAGKVRHIGVSNFNRTLMAEAVRLSDVSLVANQFEYHPYLDQRLLVSAAREAGLSVIAYCAMAIGRVSKIRLSMRSRRGMARLSQIVLRWLVQQDGVVALSRSTNPDRVAGNAAVFDFELSPEEMVAIGRLAKPDSRIVNPPSLAPDWD, from the coding sequence ATGCAAACCGTCACGGCGAATGGTGGCCATATTCCCTCGCTCGGCTTTGGCACCTACGGGATGACAGGACCCGCGCTGTCCTACATCGTCACCGCCTCGCTGCAGGCAGGATTTCGGCACATCGATACGGCGCAGATCTATTCAAACGAGGCCGACGTCGGCGAAGGCGTGGCTGCATTTGGTCTCTCTCGCTCAGATGTATGCATCACTACGAAGGTTTGGGTGAGCAACTACGCTCCTGCTCAATTTGCCCTGTCGGTTGACGAAAGCCTTCGAAAGCTCCGCACCAACTATATCGATCTGCTGCTGCTGCACTGGCCGAGCAACACTGTGCCCCTCGCCGATCAGATCGGCGCGCTCAACGATACGGTGCGAGCGGGGAAAGTGCGTCACATCGGCGTTAGCAACTTCAACCGGACGCTCATGGCAGAGGCCGTCCGGCTTTCGGACGTGTCTCTCGTCGCCAACCAGTTCGAATACCACCCCTATCTGGACCAACGGTTGCTGGTCTCCGCAGCGCGGGAGGCCGGCCTGTCCGTCATCGCCTATTGCGCCATGGCGATCGGCCGCGTTTCAAAGATCCGACTCTCAATGAGATCGCGGCGCGGCATGGCAAGACTTTCACAGATCGTCCTCCGCTGGTTGGTCCAGCAGGACGGCGTGGTGGCGCTATCGCGAAGCACCAACCCCGACCGCGTCGCGGGCAACGCGGCCGTCTTCGATTTCGAGTTGTCGCCCGAGGAGATGGTGGCGATCGGCCGGCTGGCCAAACCGGACAGCCGGATCGTCAATCCGCCAAGTCTTGCGCCGGACTGGGACTGA
- a CDS encoding LysR family transcriptional regulator — MLDGVSLDQLRTFIASVDEGSFSAAARKVRRAQSVVSDLVSGLEAQIGVSLFDRSGRYPKLTPAGAVLLADARGIVSGVDFMKARAKGMASGIEPELSVVVDVFFPIEAITEAAKEFREHFPRTPLRLFVEALGGAYQPVLSGTASIGIVGSLPTMPPSLTGERLIGLAFMMVAARDHPLAQIKGTIPKSELAKHVQLVLTDRSELSAGHEFGVMSSSTWRLADLFAKHAFLLSGLGWGGMPLHAVRRDMAEGRLVELSIEDVPPGGLILPISAVYPTSAPPGPAGRWLIERLKHCQTELPAVGGAATGTLC; from the coding sequence ATGCTCGACGGCGTCTCCCTTGATCAGCTTCGGACCTTCATTGCATCTGTGGATGAAGGCAGCTTCTCGGCAGCCGCCCGCAAGGTGCGCCGCGCGCAGTCGGTCGTCAGCGATCTGGTTAGCGGGCTTGAGGCGCAAATTGGCGTGTCGTTGTTTGATCGCTCCGGGCGCTACCCGAAATTGACGCCGGCCGGCGCCGTCCTGCTTGCTGATGCCCGGGGCATCGTCTCTGGCGTCGATTTCATGAAGGCGCGGGCGAAGGGGATGGCGTCTGGCATCGAACCGGAACTCTCTGTGGTCGTGGACGTCTTCTTCCCGATAGAGGCCATTACAGAGGCAGCAAAGGAGTTTCGGGAGCATTTTCCGAGAACACCGCTTCGGCTTTTTGTCGAGGCGTTGGGCGGTGCCTACCAGCCGGTCCTTAGCGGAACCGCCAGTATCGGCATCGTCGGGTCGCTGCCGACCATGCCACCATCCCTCACCGGAGAACGGTTGATCGGGCTGGCGTTCATGATGGTCGCGGCGCGTGATCACCCGCTGGCGCAGATCAAGGGAACGATTCCGAAATCGGAACTGGCAAAGCATGTGCAGCTTGTGCTGACCGACAGGTCCGAACTGTCAGCAGGACACGAGTTCGGCGTTATGTCTTCATCAACCTGGCGACTTGCAGATCTCTTCGCCAAGCACGCCTTTCTCCTCAGTGGCCTTGGCTGGGGTGGCATGCCGCTGCATGCCGTCCGGCGTGATATGGCCGAAGGGAGATTGGTAGAGCTATCAATTGAGGACGTTCCACCGGGCGGACTCATACTGCCCATATCCGCGGTTTATCCGACGTCCGCACCGCCGGGGCCTGCCGGCCGTTGGCTCATCGAACGTCTGAAGCATTGTCAAACAGAGCTGCCGGCTGTTGGAGGAGCGGCTACCGGGACTTTGTGTTGA
- a CDS encoding DoxX family protein — protein MKDSSMEKYAPTIAAVGRILIAVIFIMSGLTKLGAPAAAQGYIASVGLPLPLLGYVIALAAEIGGGLLLLIGFQTRLIAALLAVFTIATAVFFHNNFADQNTMIHFLKNIMITGGLLQVVAFGATSLSLDARGLRLRAA, from the coding sequence ATGAAAGACAGTTCAATGGAAAAATATGCTCCCACCATCGCCGCCGTCGGTCGCATTCTGATTGCGGTCATCTTCATCATGAGCGGCCTTACCAAGCTCGGCGCGCCGGCAGCGGCGCAAGGCTACATCGCTTCTGTCGGTCTGCCGCTTCCGCTCCTCGGCTATGTGATCGCGCTGGCCGCAGAGATCGGCGGCGGTCTTCTGCTCCTTATCGGCTTCCAGACGCGTCTGATCGCTGCCTTGCTGGCGGTTTTCACGATCGCCACGGCCGTCTTCTTCCACAACAATTTCGCCGATCAGAACACGATGATCCACTTCCTCAAGAACATCATGATCACCGGCGGTCTGCTGCAGGTCGTGGCGTTCGGCGCGACGTCGCTCAGCCTCGACGCACGCGGCCTCCGTCTTCGGGCAGCATAG
- a CDS encoding FMN-dependent NADH-azoreductase, protein MTILHIDSSILGGYSVSRSLSAEIVARQQALHPDSKVIYHDLVIDAALHLSDHHMAVFQGGAVTDPALGADLAAGGAYIDELFAADIIVIGAPMYNFSVPSQLKAWIDRVCVAGRTFQYGANGPEGLLPNGKKVFIASSRGGVYTGDSPAAVLEHHETYLRGVLGFIGLTDVTVVRAEGLNLGEEAKAAAIAKAKTEIAALAA, encoded by the coding sequence ATGACGATCCTGCACATCGATTCAAGTATTCTTGGCGGTTATTCCGTCAGCCGTTCGCTGTCCGCCGAAATCGTGGCGCGGCAACAGGCGCTGCATCCAGATTCAAAGGTGATCTATCACGACCTCGTCATCGACGCGGCCCTGCACCTCTCTGACCACCATATGGCTGTGTTCCAGGGCGGCGCGGTGACGGATCCTGCCCTCGGCGCGGATCTCGCCGCCGGTGGCGCCTATATCGATGAACTTTTTGCAGCCGACATCATCGTCATCGGCGCTCCGATGTACAATTTCTCGGTCCCCTCGCAGCTCAAGGCTTGGATCGACCGCGTTTGCGTCGCTGGCCGGACCTTCCAGTACGGTGCGAACGGTCCCGAGGGCTTGCTGCCGAACGGCAAGAAGGTCTTCATCGCCTCCTCGCGTGGCGGTGTCTACACCGGCGACAGCCCCGCCGCCGTTCTCGAACACCATGAGACCTACCTCAGGGGCGTGCTCGGCTTCATCGGCCTCACCGATGTGACCGTCGTGCGGGCCGAAGGGCTCAACCTCGGGGAAGAAGCCAAGGCGGCCGCGATCGCCAAGGCGAAGACTGAAATCGCCGCGCTCGCCGCCTGA
- a CDS encoding aldo/keto reductase yields MKTRRLGRDGPLVSAIGLGCMRMSTIMGGRQPERDSHSEREGLSTIEAALDAGITLLNTGDFYGMGHNEALVVRAICRRRDRAFISVKCGIQRTHTGAILGMDGRPTSIKNYATYSLQRLGVDYVDLYQPARADPSVPYEETIGAIAELISEGKVRYLGVSEVNADNLRRAHSTHPVAALEIEYSLASRFIERKMLPLARELGIGVVAYGVVSQGLLTGTMRGGVVNEQLAASFSRLQGANLRKNLEAVDFLEQLAKSNGCRPAQVAISWMLSRGDDIVPLIGTSRRSRLSENLGALDITLSMHELNALDTRSSPAPSSAAGLKPPGAAVPGSTGNSPKRRA; encoded by the coding sequence ATGAAGACACGGCGCCTCGGTCGCGACGGCCCATTGGTTTCCGCAATAGGTCTCGGCTGTATGCGGATGTCGACCATCATGGGCGGGCGGCAACCGGAACGCGACAGTCACAGCGAGCGCGAGGGTCTCTCGACCATTGAAGCGGCGCTAGACGCCGGAATCACCTTGCTCAACACGGGCGATTTCTACGGCATGGGTCATAACGAGGCCTTGGTCGTCAGGGCGATCTGCCGGCGCCGGGATCGGGCCTTCATCAGCGTGAAGTGCGGCATCCAACGGACCCATACCGGCGCCATCCTCGGCATGGATGGACGACCAACTTCAATTAAGAATTATGCTACCTATTCATTGCAGCGTCTGGGCGTGGATTACGTCGATCTCTATCAGCCGGCGCGCGCCGACCCGTCAGTACCCTACGAAGAAACGATCGGCGCGATCGCCGAGCTGATCAGCGAGGGCAAGGTCCGCTATCTCGGCGTCTCCGAGGTCAACGCGGACAATCTTCGCCGAGCCCATAGCACGCATCCGGTCGCGGCCCTGGAAATCGAATACTCGTTGGCAAGCCGATTCATCGAACGCAAGATGCTGCCTTTGGCGCGTGAGTTGGGTATTGGCGTGGTTGCCTATGGCGTCGTGTCCCAAGGTCTGCTTACCGGGACCATGCGTGGGGGTGTCGTAAACGAACAGCTTGCCGCCTCCTTCTCGAGGCTCCAGGGCGCGAACTTACGGAAGAACCTCGAAGCGGTTGATTTTCTTGAACAGTTGGCCAAATCGAACGGCTGTAGACCCGCGCAAGTGGCGATCAGCTGGATGCTATCGCGCGGCGACGACATCGTTCCGTTGATCGGGACGAGCCGGCGGTCGCGCCTATCTGAAAACCTCGGCGCGTTGGACATCACCCTCAGCATGCACGAGCTGAACGCGCTTGATACGCGTTCAAGCCCGGCACCATCGTCGGCGGCCGGCCTTAAGCCACCAGGCGCAGCGGTCCCAGGAAGCACTGGCAATTCTCCCAAGCGACGCGCGTAA
- a CDS encoding alpha/beta fold hydrolase — MEPSVTSEFSLPLSRRQALVAGATASLVMAAPSLAATKKHPNTPNGAVPMTEEYVRTKDGVDIFYKDWGPKHAQPIVFHHGWPLSSDDWDTQMLFFLANGYRVIAHDRRGHGRSSQVSEGHDMDHYAADAAAVFEHLNLKNAVHIGHSTGGGEVARYVAKFGEPQGRVAKAVLVSAVPPLMLKTDANPGGLPIEVFDGLRKALADNRSQFFIDLPTGPFYGFNRPNAKTSQGLIQNWWRQGMMGSAKAHYEGIKAFSETDQTEDLERIKVPTLVMHGDDDQIVPIDDAGKLSVKLLKNGTIKIYPGYPHGMLSTNADTINSDLLAFIKS, encoded by the coding sequence ATGGAGCCATCAGTGACAAGCGAATTTTCCCTCCCCCTCTCCCGGCGGCAGGCCCTCGTGGCTGGGGCGACCGCATCTCTCGTCATGGCCGCGCCGTCCCTCGCCGCTACCAAAAAGCACCCAAACACGCCCAATGGAGCAGTTCCCATGACCGAAGAGTACGTAAGGACAAAAGACGGCGTCGACATATTCTACAAAGATTGGGGTCCGAAACACGCGCAGCCAATCGTGTTTCATCATGGCTGGCCACTGTCTTCAGACGACTGGGACACCCAGATGCTGTTCTTCTTGGCAAACGGGTATCGCGTCATCGCCCACGACCGCCGCGGTCACGGCCGCTCCTCGCAGGTCAGCGAGGGTCACGACATGGATCACTACGCAGCCGACGCGGCTGCAGTGTTCGAGCATCTCAACCTCAAGAACGCCGTCCACATCGGACATTCGACAGGCGGAGGCGAAGTGGCCCGTTATGTCGCAAAATTCGGCGAGCCACAGGGCCGCGTGGCCAAGGCCGTCTTGGTGAGTGCTGTCCCACCGCTGATGCTGAAGACAGACGCCAATCCAGGTGGTCTGCCGATCGAAGTCTTCGATGGCCTACGCAAGGCCCTTGCGGACAACCGCAGCCAATTCTTCATCGACCTGCCGACCGGGCCATTCTACGGCTTCAACCGTCCGAATGCGAAGACGTCGCAGGGGCTGATCCAGAACTGGTGGCGGCAGGGCATGATGGGCAGTGCGAAGGCCCATTATGAAGGGATCAAGGCATTTTCGGAAACGGACCAGACCGAAGACCTTGAAAGGATCAAGGTCCCGACGCTCGTGATGCACGGCGACGACGACCAGATCGTGCCGATCGACGATGCTGGCAAACTATCGGTCAAGCTCCTGAAAAACGGCACTATCAAAATTTATCCGGGCTATCCGCACGGCATGCTGTCGACCAACGCCGACACAATAAATTCGGATCTGCTTGCCTTCATAAAGAGCTAA